In the genome of Pungitius pungitius chromosome 5, fPunPun2.1, whole genome shotgun sequence, the window aggaaaaaaaggaggctGTTTGGTGCGCCAATCAAAGACACAATGTGTCCTCAGTGCTCGGACCGTCTGCACAGTGGAGCTCGGCATGGACGGAAGcctctgcctgtgtgtgcgtccgtgggTCGGTGTCTGGGTAACAGGCAGGAGACAGATTCCAAAGCTCGGTGTAAGTGGGGGTTCGTACCTGCGCCTTGATTTCTACAACTTGGAGCACTACTGCCCCCAAATGGTGACACCTGACTCTGTCATGCCCCAAAAATAGTCTACAAAGAAGGGCCGGAAAGTGCgttttgcctgtgtgtgtttatgtgttcgTGGTTGTGTTCATGGAAGTCATTTTGTGGTGCGACAATAATGAAATCTGTTgatttctgtaaaaaaacacGCACTCTCTGCTTCTGCTCGGCCATTGGGAGATCATGCCACCATCTCGAGATCACTTGACTGTGCACGCTAATAGATGCACAAGCTGCCTTTTCTCTAAggcagctgtgtgtgcgtgtgtgtgcgtgtgtgtgcgtgcgtgcgcgagAGTGAGCCCATACGCTGCACAGCCTCTCTCTGGACTAATCTAATAGGAGCACGCTGTGACTGATGCATTTTCTCTGGTctccaatctctctctctctctcttgctgtagGTCTCTCTGATGATCTGTGATATATATAAAGATGGTTTGACCCTTGTTGCATTCAGAAATACAACAATAGGTAAAACATTGGGGACGATTTTGGACAAAGACCTTTGTCCCTGATGTGTGTGCAGGGACAGAATAATCCATCTTTTGGATGCACTCCCTCAGCCCCTCAGTGCTCAGAGCTGTAAGCAACCATTAAAGTCACAGAAAAATAGAAGTTATATCTAATTAAGGTATAATTCTGATCAAGTATTCTTCTCCGCTAAAGCTACAAAGAACCACAAATGCAATACGCTCGAAAATAACAACACATTTTAGTCAACCAAATTTCTGACAGCCTAATAATAATGGAACATTATTAAGTCATGgtaatgtgtttgtgcacaccTTGTaatgtcttcctctctctttacACTGTCTGTGTTTTGGACTCCCCGGCTATATGATAAGTATTATCTCACTTGTTATGGAAGAAAACCTTTATCTCTTCTCTCTGGCTGCTCTTTGGTTTATTACCGCCCCAGGTTTATTGCACTCACGGAGCGGCGCAACTGATTCATCAAGACTTTAAACCAGTACATTGTCCCATTTTATTGGGTTGTATTGCAACGGGTGTCATCTTGTCTTTGAAGTTCAAAGTAACCTTAGTTGTCACCTGAGTGCGAATGCGTTTTGTATTTCCAGTTCAATCCAGCTCTCATAGTAAACGCCCACACTGTCACTGGTTTGATGGTCCACTATCACAGTTCCTGTGATGATATCTCTTTTGCTAAACATGTCTCTGCTGTCCGTCCTCTCCAGGTCAGTGCCAGGTCGCGGCCCCCCAGTGCCGAATCCAGAAGTGCACAACCGACTTCGTCTCTCTGACCTCCCACCTGACGCCGGCCGTGGATGGCTTTCACGTCGAGTTTTGCAAGGCTTTGCGCGCGTACTCTGCCTGCACCCAGAGGACAGCCAAGTCCTGCCGGGGGAATCTGGTTTTCCACTCGGCCGTGCTGGGCATCTCAGACCTCATGAGCCAGAGAAATTGCTCCAGAGATGGGCCCACGTCCTCCACGCACCCCGAGGTCCAGCATGAGCCCTGCAACTACCACAGCCGCACCCAGCACGCCCATGCGCACGCCCACGCACACGCCCACTTGCATGCACACTCCCATGGCCACGGCCACTCGCTGCCAGTCTACCTGTTCTGCGGGCTGTTCGGTGACCCACACCTGAGGACGTTTAAGGACAGCTTCCAGACTTGCAAGGtggagggggcgtggcctctcATCGATAATGACTATCTATCGGTTCAGGTCACGAATGTTCCCGTGGTAACTGGATCCAGTGCCACAGCAACCAATAaggtgagaagagagaaaatggGTTTCTGGATTTTAATATGCTGTTATTAAGGCTGAAAGAGTTTCTTAAGGGGCAACTGGTGCAATccagttagtgtgtgtttagagggattttttcatttttataatgacttctaagtttttattttgttcctcaGAGTAAGAAATCATATTCATTTCTGGCTAGAAAACACTCTTGCTCTCTCttttcttgctctctctcttttccatttCTGTGTCTCTCGCTCACAGTTGCGAGGCTAACCGCTCGATCTTGTGACTATCTCTTGTGACTGAAGCAGTGTTGGAAGCATAACTTGGTTAATGCCTACATATAGCTTGACCTTTATAACATggaatgaaatgtgtgaaaggAACCACtgtttacttgtgtgtgtgtgtgtttcattagtTGCACTTAATGCACTCCGCTTGAGGGACTATGTGTACTCAGCGTCTTTATCCCTTTATGACAATAAGACACACAGGCACTGCTAAATGGATGACGGGCAAAACAAGCTGATCATTGTGGCGTTAAAGAGGCGATGTTTATGTTTCCCTCGATGATCTGGCCTCTGTAGCTTAGTCGATTGGCTTTAATTATTAAAACCCCTACACACTCATGCATACACTTAGTCATATGTGCGTTAAGAAACACACAATAAGCCAATAGTAGGTTTGCTGCACTGTGTAGGTGAAGGTTTGACCTTGTTTCAGAGGTGGGGCAAGTTATTAGTCACAATTaatagggacacacacacacatatatattaacAGCCCACCAGGCTTAATGGCCTGCCAGGCCTCATTCGTCACGGCTGTCATTTGAACAAAGCAGCCATTCACCGGAACTATGATGCTAGTGCTAACCGTAATGCTCACACCACACCCTGTATGCACcatcgggtgtgtgtgtgtgggtcagatGTTTGCATAGCTGTGTCAAATTACTACTTGttaaaaagtaatttagtaATTTCTTAAATGTAGTGGGAAGAGTCAATAACCTGTGTAATGGCTGAATGTCCATTtctgtaagagtgtgtgtgtgtgtgtgtgtgtgtgttacacacaATGTCTATGTATACAATACAGTTTCCATCCAGTAGTAGTAGACGAGTTGATTAAtctgataaatatttaaaaatgatttttatcCTACTAACTTCTCTACAATGAGTCGTCCCTACTCATCTTCTTGACGACAGTTTTGTTTGACCTCTATTGAATTTGTCACTGTGAACAATGCTCAATTCATTGCACCCACTTTATAACTAACTCGGCTGATGCTCCTCTGGCTGCCTCCCTGTAGATCACCATCATCTTCAAGCCCTATGAGGGTTGCACGGACCAGAGGGTCTACCAGGCCGTCACAGACAACCTCCCCGCTGCCTTCGACGATGGAACAGTGAGCAGCGGGGACCCCATCCACCTCTCTGCTGGCGCGGAAGGGGCAACGGGGAAGGTCCGGGCCCTGTGGATCTCCGAGCGCAGCCCGGGGCGCCACGTGGAGCTGCACGCCGGCTACATCGGTGTGACTGTCATCGTTCGCCAGCTGGGCCGATACCTGACCCTGGCGGTGCGCATCCCGGAGGAGCTGGCGCAGGCCTACGACGCCACCCAGGACCTGCAGCTCTGTCTGAACGGCTGCCCCGGAGGAGAGCGCATCGACCGGGCAGGCCACCTCCCCCTGCCGCTTGCCCCTCCTGCGCTCGGCCTGCAGCTTCAGCAGCCGCGCCGACCCGGCTTCTCCCCGCAGACACAGACGCAGGTCTTCAGTGTGGAGGGGGCGAAGGAGCGCTGCAGGGAGCAGCTGGATGTGCAggacatttacttccactcctgCGTGTTTGACCTCCTTACCACCGGGGATGCTAACTTCACCGTGGCGGCGTACAGCGCCCAAAAGGACATGGAgagtctccaccctcacagggACCGATGGAGGATCTACCCCCGCGGCGCTGCCACCGCCGCGTTACCCCCGGATTCTCTGCTTATCAGGCGGCTGGCTGTGCTCCTGCTGTGTGTTCTAAGCGCGGCGTTGGTGTAGGAGGCCCATGTTGGTGTGACCACTACAGAGAGATCATTTGGGGAGTTTTGTTGAGCACTGATACTTCGCAGCACTGTTTCTTCTCGCAGGTGCAGAGGAAACGGGCGTCTGGACAGCTACTGGGAACGGGTGTTTTTAGGACACAGGAGATACTGGCAATGTTAAGTGCATCTTACCGGGCAGAATCAGCCATCTGGtgaataaaaaatgagttaTCATAACTGCTTTTCAAAATCTGTCTTCACCTTTTAGACCATGCACATGACAAGGACACAACTGCACCTGTGTTTGGAAATACACCCCAGACTGTAAATAGCTTGTTTTCAGTGTAATAATGtagttttctttgttgttgttgtgccatTTAATGTGATTTATCTTTAATACCTCAGACAGAGGATGTATGTTTTAACAGAAGCACTTTatatagttttatttaatttttttttttaaacaaatccaCATCAGTGTTTCTTCTCACTTTACTTTCCTCTACCAAACTCGCCAATGGCTCATGTTTTGGAGACCATCAATAATTTGATTTTGAAACCTTTCAATCTTTAAGTCTGTGAAACAAGGAGCTGccatttttgtttaaatcttCCAGGAGCTGATTGAACTCAGCGTCTCAGTTTTACGTCAGTTAATGTGAAGTGTTCacttttgaatgttttatgaATATTGTCACAGCAAATGCCATCAGTACCATTTTGTTGTAtgaatttgttctttttgtacATCTTGATTTCAGATATGTTCAAGTGTGTACGAatgtacaatttttttttttttaccagttgtTTACATACttggatgtgtttttttatttcctatGAAAATCATGTCAGAggaatttcacatttttgccAAAAGGCATTGCTCATGTATGTTTTTCTCATTCTGTTCATTCATGTTGTTCTCATGACGTTTTCATTTGAGCCAAAGACAGATAATGTATGGTTTTGTATGTATAAAGGAGATCAAAACTCACCACCAAACCAGCACCCTTCATCTCCTCACActatctgctcttttttttccctcttttgaaGTTGCTACTGTAGACTGTTTTACTCTTTCTATCAGATTTAACGAGCTGCTCATTACTGGTATACTTGTAAGATACTGGAGTGAAGACAAAATAGCGCAAATCATTGAACTTAACACGCCATCGGCCGAGATGTGAGTTTTAGCATTGTGTTGTGGGACTATGGGCCTTTACAACATGCACCATTCTGTATAATTTACCCCATTTGGTTGCCCATAATCGGCTTCATCTCAGTTTTTGGCAACGTGTTCTCTTACATCATGGAGTGTCAGTTTGGTGACGAGTGATTGGTCAATGTTGAAATACTTAACTTATTTATGAACGTAGTTTCCTGTAGAGGAAGTTAAGCTCCATATTCTTGTTgttggataataataataaaaatttcAGGTGTGATTTTACTGCCACTTAGTGGTGCTCTCTTGCTATGTCGGTGTGTTACTCAAGGAGCTTAAAGAAACAGGAAAAAGTGGTGTGCAagtgttttattaaacaatCTAAGTCAAAACAGCTCACAGTAAAAATGGGTTGTTTCTAGCAAGCCAAATTTCCCTCAATTTTTCTTTTAGAGAGGGAATTTAGGATGAAAGATAAACTGCTCTTCTCACAAACACATGTTGAACAGGTGTGCTAACCCATCTGTCTGAGGTTAGGTTTCGATCAGATACCAGACTCTGGCCTCACAGACAATCGGTTTTCAACTGTCACAGTCAACAACACCTGGGATGTCACAAGCTGAGAACACAGCAGCACATAATCCCGACAGTGGATCTTCTCTCATTTAACCCTTGTGATTGCAAAACCTAGTGTAGGACCATAATCATAACTCCAACCGTAATGGAGGATCATTCTCCACTTCTTTCAGTGTGAGAGTTCCCCTCTCTGGGGAAGTTTTCTTTTCAAGGTCACCCGCTGCATCAGAAGCCTTCGAATTCCAAACATCTGAAATGTCATAACCATCGTTTGGATCAATAACAAATTCGTACCATGTTTCACACTGTAAGACAACACAATGAAGGTGAGTGGAGAGTCAATTTAGTCCCTAGTGCTTACCACTTAATGACAGCGCAAATGGTGATCAAAGTGTTGAATACCAAGACCTTCATGAGAAGCAGCCTCAAAATCATGACCACCACGGTGTTTGTCCACGCAACAACATCTGGAGATCAAACCACACAAACATCAACAACCTCTTTTTCAAACTGGAATTTCCAAATGAAGTGAAGATGTACCTTCTGTCTCTTCATATTCATAGCACATCTTGTCTTCACGATctgtaactataaaaaaaataaaattgggaAATAAAAAGTTTGTTTGTAAGGAGAGTAATAAGGAACCAAATTCAGGCTCAGCTGTTCTACCTGATGAGGTGGTGTGATGTCTCCTGGCGACTTTAGGTCGTCGCCTGTGACTCACAGAGCAACTGTAGGATGGCCAGTCTCTTGTTGCCACGGTGATGATTGCCACAGCGCTGTTGCCACGATGCTTCCTGTCTAAAGCGACGCTGTATGGCGAGCTGGACATGTGGCCTTCTGATGGTGACCTCCAGCTGACCTCGAGGTGCCCGCTCCTGAAGTCACCCACCATACAGACTAGCAGGGTCCAGCCGAGTCTCTCCCCTGACAGGTGGACAGGTGGGGCCAAAGATGCCAACACATCACCCTCTACCACTCCTGAAAGATGATGGAGGACCAAATGAGAGGCGATCTGGGTGCAAACGTGGTCTTTAGCTAACTAACATAATGTGATGCAGGGGTTTCTGAATTGAATGAAATGTGGTTGTAGATATAAAGCATGTGGtttaacaatgaaataaaaacgttTTCTGTTAGCTTATAAGGAAAACATAACTTGATCATGAAAAGAACGCTACATTACTGGTGTGTAACAGTCTATTAACAAATGTTTTATGCATTAACATGCATATGCCATAAACCCCTAGAAATACAATAATCAATGATTTTGCAACACCAAAAACCATCTTAAAAACCAGTCCTTCTGATTGGGATTTGATCGCAATACTCCATTGAGTCCTATTCTAATCTTGGCTgcaatgaataataatgtaaaagacTAAAGATAGAGGTTTCTTATTCAATGCTCtttgtaaacattttttaatattaaacTGAGTAAATAAAACTGACTTGACTTTTTGACAATTGCCAGTGAGAACTCATACATGGTGGCCATGCTTTATCAAAAAAGTCCCCTCAGAAGTTGGTATTTATGAGTCATTTTCTCAACCACACTATTAAAAAATATTCACCATTATAATGTATCATAAATAGAATGCACCTACCTGTCCATAAGTAGATGATAGGAAGGTAGAATAGCCCCCTATGTGGCTCAGCCATGTCTGTTAGTTGTATTACTGGTTCTGCACGCACCTCTGAGTGAGTGAAATGAGGGCATGTCGCTTTACTTTGCCAAGAGCATTGCATTATGGGGGATTGATATGTCACATTGACCTTAAATACTCACAAcagcaccccctcccccccgccccctcatatCAAGAGCACCTTCAACATTGGTTTGACGACACGCATGTCGCGTACACttgtgcacgcacacgcgcgtGCCCGATCTGACGCACAGGGTGATTTTGCCTGCAGTGGGTGGGAGCTTAGATTGTAAAAGAAAGTGAAACTCAGCAGCGGGAACATGAGGGAAGGATGACAAAGCTAATATGATCGAGGTAAAACTGTCGCCCATTCATTTCCGTTAAAACCTGACTTGAAGTGAATGCATATTCTGTACATTGTAACTGCATAACAATCTTCCACAGCTACTTTCTGCTACTTCATTtctgttgtcatgataaaattGCCCGACTGCTGCGTATGCAGCCTGATTTGAtccgtt includes:
- the rgmb gene encoding RGM domain family member B, whose amino-acid sequence is MGRAGCCCRGAERLACPSLVRRFRSLLLLIIALCCGAHIGQCQVAAPQCRIQKCTTDFVSLTSHLTPAVDGFHVEFCKALRAYSACTQRTAKSCRGNLVFHSAVLGISDLMSQRNCSRDGPTSSTHPEVQHEPCNYHSRTQHAHAHAHAHAHLHAHSHGHGHSLPVYLFCGLFGDPHLRTFKDSFQTCKVEGAWPLIDNDYLSVQVTNVPVVTGSSATATNKITIIFKPYEGCTDQRVYQAVTDNLPAAFDDGTVSSGDPIHLSAGAEGATGKVRALWISERSPGRHVELHAGYIGVTVIVRQLGRYLTLAVRIPEELAQAYDATQDLQLCLNGCPGGERIDRAGHLPLPLAPPALGLQLQQPRRPGFSPQTQTQVFSVEGAKERCREQLDVQDIYFHSCVFDLLTTGDANFTVAAYSAQKDMESLHPHRDRWRIYPRGAATAALPPDSLLIRRLAVLLLCVLSAALV